A genomic segment from Glycine soja cultivar W05 chromosome 20, ASM419377v2, whole genome shotgun sequence encodes:
- the LOC114401387 gene encoding aluminum-activated malate transporter 12-like, protein MAETNTSIKSSRQLRYVYSFADKVKSFPGLARRATWKVGKEDPRRVVHALKVGMALTLVSLLYLMEPLFKGIGKNAMWAVMTVVVVMEFTVGATLSKGLNRGLGTLLAGSLAFLIEYVADAPGRIFRAVFIGVAVFMLGAMTTYVRFIPYIKKNYDYGVLIFLLTFNLITVSSYRIDNVWNIAKDRMSTIAIGCGLCLVMSILVFPNWSGEDLQNNTITKLEGLANSIQVCVMEYFYDSAKQATEDDSSEDPIYEGYKAVLDSKANDETLALQASWEPRCSRYCHRIPWHQYARVGAALRQFSYTVVALHGCLQSEIQTPKSIRAVYKDSCIRLGEEVSKVLRELANSIRNKRQFSPQTLSNNLNEALQDLDNALKSQPQLVLGSRNGRTPNTPVQKLEEDTASARTPLSSVKNDYFSPRGCKSKEHSREQAKKVLRPQLSKSAIISLEFSEALPFAAFTSLLLEMVAKLDRVMDEVEELGRMAHFREFKDDDDDEIVVTCEKPKMIIAQNGMPSYGAE, encoded by the exons ATGGCTGAAACCAATACTAGTATCAAAAGCTCTAGGCAATTGAGGtatgtttatagttttgctgatAAGGTGAAAAGTTTTCCTGGTTTGGCAAGGAGGGCAACATGGAAGGTTGGCAAAGAGGATCCAAGAAGAGTGGTCCATGCTTTGAAAGTTGGCATGGCTTTGACACTAGTTTCTTTGCTGTATCTGATGGAGCCATTGTTCAAAGGGATAGGGAAAAATGCTATGTGGGCTGTCATGACTGTGGTTGTGGTGATGGAGTTCACTGTCG GGGCAACATTATCCAAAGGACTAAATAGAGGATTAGGGACTCTGTTAGCAGGATCATTGGCATTTCTTATTGAGTATGTTGCAGATGCCCCTGGTCGGATTTTTCGAGCAGTTTTCATTGGTGTTGCAGTTTTTATGTTAG GAGCAATGACTACTTATGTGAGGTTCATCCCCTACATCAAGAAGAATTATGATTATGGTGTTCTGATCTTTCTCCTGACCTTCAATTTGATAACTGTGTCAAGCTACCGCATTGACAATGTCTGGAACATTGCAAAAGATCGCATGTCCACCATTGCCATAGGTTGTGGCCTATGTCTTGTGATGAGCATATTAGTATTTCCAAACTGGTCAGGGGAAGACCTCCAAAACAACACAATAACAAAGCTTGAAGGCTTAGCCAATTCTATACAAG TCTGTGTCAtggaatatttttatgattctgCAAAACAAGCAACTGAAGATGATTCATCCGAGGACCCTATTTACGAAGGTTACAAAGCTGTTTTAGATTCCAAAGCAAACGATGAAACATTG GCATTACAAGCAAGCTGGGAACCAAGATGCTCAAGATATTGCCACAGAATCCCATGGCATCAATATGCAAGAGTGGGAGCTGCTCTTCGCCAATTCAGTTACACTGTTGTAGCACTACATGGATGTCTACAGTCTGAAATTCAG ACACCAAAGTCAATTCGTGCGGTGTACAAAGATTCTTGCATCAGACTTGGAGAGGAAGTGTCAAAAGTATTAAGGGAACTGGCCAACAGCATAAGGAACAAACGTCAATTCTCCCCTCAAACACTCTCAAACAACCTCAATGAAGCATTACAAGACCTTGACAATGCATTGAAATCCCAACCACAACTTGTACTAGGCTCGAGGAATGGTCGAACCCCTAACACCCCAGTTCAAAAGCTTGAAGAGGACACAGCAAGTGCAAGAACCCCATTATCAAGTGTTAAGAATGATTATTTTTCGCCACGTGGATGTAAATCCAAAGAACACTCTCGTGAACAGGCAAAGAAGGTTTTAAGGCCACAACTGAGTAAGAGTGCCATCATTAGCCTTGAATTCTCAGAGGCATTACCCTTTGCTGCTTTCACTTCTTTGCTTTTAGAGATGGTGGCTAAACTGGATCGTGTTATGGATGAAGTTGAAGAGTTGGGTCGAATGGCACACTTTAGAGAGTtcaaagatgatgatgatgatgagattGTTGTGACTTGCGAGAAACCAAAAATGATTATAGCTCAGAATGGCATGCCTTCTTATGGAGCAGAGTAG
- the LOC114402083 gene encoding aluminum-activated malate transporter 12-like → MENSSESRQRGSKKGDPFFESGPGFDTSFFAVSNKAFVQRDWTKCHVSCSHCGCGATLGKGLNRGLGTLLAGSLAFLVEYIADIVGRVFQAVFIGAAVFILGATTTYVRFIPHIKKNYDYGVMIFLLTFNLITVSSYRVDNVWEIAKDRIATIAIGGGLCLVMSLLVFPNWSGEDLHNSTISKLEGLANSIEACVVRYFHDSENQETQDDSTEDLIYKGYKAVLDSRAKDETLALQASWEPRWSRYWHRIPWWQYTKVGTTLRQFSYTVVALHGCLLSEIQTPGSIRALYKDSCIKLAEEVSKALRELANSIRNKRQFSLQLLSDNLNEALQNLNNDLKSQPQLFLGSKKFGGTTHPEEDTRVSFSSVRSDCSSMFEYKSKEHSGEMSMEGHKKVLKPLMSKIAMTSLEFSEALPFAAFTSMLVEMVAKLDHIIDAVEELAKLSRFREFRDGDEIVVTCERPKVANNDLPSHALD, encoded by the exons ATGGAGAACAGCAGTGAAAGTAGGCAAAGAGGATCCAAGAAGGGTGATCCATTCTTTGAAAGTGGGCCTGGCTTTGATACTAGTTTCTTTGCTGTATCTAATAAAGCCTTTGTTCAAAGGGATTGGACAAAATGCCATGTCAGCTGTTCTCACTGTGGTTGTG GAGCAACATTAGGCAAAGGACTGAATAGAGGGTTGGGGACTCTGCTGGCAGGATCATTGGCATTTCTTGTTGAGTATATTGCTGACATCGTTGGTCGGGTTTTTCAAGCTGTTTTCATTGGTGCTGCAGTTTTTATTTTAG GAGCTACGACTACTTATGTGAGGTTCATCCCCCATATCAAGAAGAATTATGACTATGGTGTTATGATATTTCTCTTGACTTTCAATTTGATAACTGTATCAAGTTACCGTGTTGATAATGTGTGGGAAATTGCTAAAGATCGTATAGCCACCATTGCTATAGGTGGTGGCCTATGTCTTGTAATGAGCCTATTGGTTTTCCCAAACTGGTCAGGGGAAGACCTCCATAATTCCACCatatcaaagcttgaaggcctAGCCAATTCTATAGAAG CTTGTGTAGTGAGATATTTTCATGATTCTGAAAATCAAGAAACCCAAGATGATTCAACTGAGGATCTGATTTACAAAGGTTACAAGGCTGTTTTAGATTCCAGAGCTAAAGATGAAACACTG GCATTACAAGCAAGCTGGGAGCCAAGATGGTCAAGGTATTGGCACAGAATCCCATGGTGGCAATATACAAAAGTGGGAACTACTCTTCGCCAGTTTAGTTACACTGTTGTTGCACTACATGGGTGTCTGTTGTCTGAAATTCAG ACACCGGGGTCAATTCGAGCCCTATACAAAGACTCTTGCATCAAACTTGCAGAAGAAGTGTCTAAAGCACTAAGGGAACTGGCCAACAGCATAAGGAACAAACGTCAATTCTCCCTTCAATTACTCTCTGATAATCTCAATGAAGCTCTACAAAACCTCAACAATGACTTGAAATCCCAGCCACAACTTTTTCTAGGCTCAAAGAAGTTTGGTGGAACCACACATCCTGAAGAAGACACTAGAGTCTCATTCTCAAGTGTTAGGAGTGATTGTTCTTCCATGTTTGAATATAAATCCAAAGAGCATTCTGGTGAAATGTCAATGGAGGGACACAAGAAGGTTTTAAAGCCACTGATGAGTAAGATTGCGATGACTAGCCTTGAGTTCTCAGAAGCACTGCCTTTTGCTGCTTTCACTTCTATGCTTGTGGAGATGGTGGCAAAGCTGGATCACATTATAGATGCAGTTGAAGAACTGGCAAAATTGTCACGCTTTAGAGAGTTCAGAGATGGTGATGAGattgttgtgacttgtgagagaCCAAAAGTAGCTAACAATGACTTGCCTTCTCATGCATTAGATTAA